The Halosimplex litoreum genome has a window encoding:
- a CDS encoding YihY/virulence factor BrkB family protein, whose protein sequence is MQPESVGERARAGGREAVAVGRGVVALVREREVTFLAAGIAYYAFVSLLPALLLILVVASTLGGPELAAEVVAATGNALSPVGQDLVRSTLVDAAGATPATLAGVALLAWSTLKVFRGLDIAFSRIYGTEPAESLVGKVRDAAVALVAVGLGLAALVGVGVAVSYAGVALAGLLGTVALVVVLSVVFFPLFVIFPDAEAGLAEALPGTVFAAVGWTLLGTGFRLYAGMAGQFDVYGVFGAVLLLVTWYYVGATVLLVGAALNAVLAERGARTTNTKRDPDDSGGTRP, encoded by the coding sequence GTGCAACCGGAGTCGGTCGGCGAGCGGGCGCGAGCCGGCGGGCGGGAAGCCGTCGCCGTCGGGAGGGGGGTCGTCGCGCTCGTTCGCGAGCGGGAGGTGACCTTCCTTGCGGCGGGGATCGCCTACTACGCGTTCGTGTCGCTACTGCCGGCGCTACTGTTGATACTGGTCGTGGCGTCGACGCTGGGCGGCCCGGAGCTGGCCGCCGAGGTCGTGGCGGCGACCGGGAACGCCCTCTCGCCGGTGGGCCAGGACCTCGTCCGGTCGACGCTGGTCGACGCCGCCGGCGCGACGCCGGCGACGCTCGCTGGCGTCGCCCTGCTGGCGTGGAGTACGCTGAAGGTGTTCCGCGGACTCGATATCGCGTTCTCGCGGATCTACGGGACGGAGCCGGCGGAGTCGCTCGTGGGGAAAGTACGCGACGCGGCGGTCGCGCTCGTGGCGGTCGGGCTCGGGCTGGCTGCGCTCGTGGGCGTCGGGGTCGCGGTCAGCTACGCCGGCGTCGCGCTGGCGGGACTGCTCGGGACCGTCGCGCTCGTCGTCGTGCTGAGCGTCGTCTTCTTCCCGCTGTTCGTGATCTTCCCCGACGCGGAGGCCGGACTCGCCGAGGCGCTGCCGGGCACCGTCTTCGCCGCGGTCGGGTGGACGCTGCTGGGAACGGGGTTCCGGCTCTACGCGGGGATGGCCGGCCAGTTCGACGTGTACGGGGTGTTCGGCGCCGTCCTGTTGCTGGTGACGTGGTACTACGTGGGCGCGACGGTCCTGCTGGTCGGGGCGGCGCTGAACGCGGTGCTGGCCGAGCGAGGGGCCCGTACCACCAACACCAAGAGGGACCCAGACGACAGTGGAGGTACGCGCCCATGA
- a CDS encoding tRNA (guanine(26)-N(2))-dimethyltransferase, giving the protein MRVTEGDVTVEVPEQADAGVGENVFFNPVQELNRDLTVAVLRALREDERSESSNGASGDGGAASRESDRDGDRTPRYLDANAASGIRGVRAAAEGYEATCCDVDPDAVELARENLAGNDLEGRVVHRDANALMHEETFDVVDVDPFGTPIPFADAAFRGASRLVCITATDTAPLCGAHFESGVRHYSTVPRNTEYHAEMGLRVLISALVRTAARYDLAAEPVFSHATKHYARTYLRLESGARAANALVDELGYVDHCEHCLFREATPGLIADPLDWCPECGEAIQTAGPIWLGRTCDPEFTEAVRDAVDDGMGTAERARDLCETVAGELDEPTHYDQHRLCKRWGVGAVAMDEFIERLRAAGYSASRTHYGGTTFKTDADVTEIRAVAVED; this is encoded by the coding sequence ATGCGCGTGACCGAGGGCGACGTGACGGTCGAGGTTCCCGAACAGGCCGACGCGGGCGTCGGCGAGAACGTCTTCTTCAACCCCGTTCAGGAACTCAATCGCGACCTGACCGTCGCCGTCCTGCGCGCGCTTCGCGAGGACGAGCGAAGCGAGTCCTCGAACGGAGCGAGCGGCGACGGGGGAGCCGCGAGCCGCGAATCCGACCGCGACGGCGACCGCACGCCGCGCTACCTCGACGCCAACGCCGCCTCGGGCATCCGCGGGGTGCGGGCCGCCGCCGAGGGCTACGAGGCCACCTGTTGCGACGTGGACCCCGACGCCGTCGAACTCGCCCGCGAGAACCTGGCGGGCAACGATCTGGAGGGCAGGGTCGTCCACCGCGACGCCAACGCGCTCATGCACGAGGAGACGTTCGACGTGGTCGACGTCGACCCGTTCGGCACGCCGATCCCCTTCGCCGACGCGGCCTTCCGGGGGGCGAGCCGGCTGGTCTGTATCACCGCGACCGATACCGCGCCGCTGTGTGGCGCCCACTTCGAGAGCGGCGTCCGCCACTACTCGACGGTCCCGCGAAACACCGAGTACCACGCCGAGATGGGGCTTCGAGTGCTGATCTCTGCGCTCGTCAGAACGGCGGCCCGCTACGACCTGGCCGCCGAGCCCGTCTTCAGTCACGCCACCAAGCACTACGCCCGAACCTACCTCCGGCTGGAATCAGGCGCGCGAGCAGCCAACGCGCTCGTCGACGAACTGGGGTACGTCGACCACTGCGAGCACTGTCTGTTCCGCGAGGCGACACCGGGACTGATCGCGGATCCCCTCGACTGGTGTCCCGAATGTGGCGAAGCGATCCAGACCGCGGGTCCGATCTGGCTTGGGCGGACCTGCGACCCCGAGTTCACCGAGGCGGTCCGCGACGCCGTCGACGACGGGATGGGCACCGCCGAGCGGGCCCGCGATCTGTGCGAGACGGTCGCCGGGGAACTCGACGAGCCGACCCACTACGACCAACACCGGCTGTGCAAGCGCTGGGGCGTCGGGGCCGTCGCGATGGACGAGTTTATCGAGCGGCTGCGGGCGGCCGGCTACTCGGCCTCGCGGACTCACTACGGTGGAACGACGTTCAAGACCGACGCCGACGTGACCGAGATCCGCGCCGTGGCCGTCGAGGACTGA
- a CDS encoding uroporphyrinogen-III synthase: protein MSAADRPRVAVFRPPDERLDAAVELLESLGADAVADPMLTVDPTGAVPRSDADYVVFTSKTGVELVAGERADGGGPDERWEPGDATVCAIGESTADALRAHDYRVDRVPAEFSSSGLVDELGDEVAGARVEVARSDHGSAVLLTGLEAAGAYVHETVLYRLERPADAGDSAKLAAEGRLDGAVFTSSLTVRHFLAAADERGVREAAVAGLSDAVVGVIGEPTAETAADAGVAVDVVPEVADFDALAEAVVAAVDDRA, encoded by the coding sequence ATGAGCGCCGCCGACCGCCCGCGAGTCGCCGTGTTCCGCCCGCCGGACGAGCGGCTCGACGCGGCCGTGGAACTGCTCGAATCGCTGGGCGCCGACGCCGTCGCCGACCCGATGCTGACGGTCGACCCGACCGGCGCCGTCCCTCGAAGCGACGCCGACTACGTCGTGTTCACCAGCAAGACCGGCGTCGAGCTGGTCGCGGGCGAGCGCGCCGACGGCGGGGGGCCGGACGAGCGCTGGGAACCCGGTGACGCGACGGTCTGCGCCATCGGCGAGTCGACCGCCGACGCGCTCCGGGCGCACGACTATCGAGTCGATCGGGTCCCGGCGGAGTTCTCCTCGTCGGGCCTGGTCGACGAACTCGGGGACGAGGTCGCGGGCGCCCGCGTCGAGGTCGCCCGCTCGGACCACGGCTCGGCGGTCCTGCTCACCGGGCTCGAAGCCGCCGGCGCGTACGTCCACGAAACGGTACTCTACCGGCTCGAACGGCCCGCCGACGCCGGCGACTCCGCGAAACTCGCGGCCGAGGGCCGGCTGGACGGCGCGGTGTTCACCTCCTCGCTGACGGTCCGACACTTCCTCGCGGCGGCCGACGAGCGGGGCGTCCGCGAGGCGGCCGTCGCGGGCCTGAGCGATGCCGTCGTGGGCGTCATCGGCGAACCCACCGCCGAGACGGCCGCCGACGCCGGCGTCGCCGTCGACGTGGTCCCCGAGGTCGCAGACTTCGACGCGCTGGCCGAGGCCGTCGTCGCGGCGGTCGACGACCGGGCGTGA
- a CDS encoding aldo/keto reductase: MPTDALPRIGLGTYSDDDREQWRDNVVTALEEGYRHVDTAQDYDNEPYVGQGVADAAVDREDVFLATKLAPGNLAYEDVLETAAASRDRLGIDAVDLLYVHWPADSYAPDETLRALDELVDEGVVRHVGLSNFTPALLDEARTHLDAPIAAHQVECHPLLQQDELRAYAREHDHWLVAYSPLAQGGVFDVPAVREVAEKHAVSPATVSLAWLLAKDNVAVVPKASGREHMRQNIAARDLELDEADLARIDDIEREHRVIDPAFGPWN, translated from the coding sequence ATGCCGACCGACGCGCTCCCACGGATCGGGCTGGGCACCTACTCCGACGACGACCGCGAGCAGTGGCGTGACAACGTCGTGACCGCCCTCGAGGAGGGGTATCGCCACGTCGACACCGCACAGGACTACGACAACGAGCCCTACGTCGGTCAGGGGGTCGCCGACGCGGCCGTCGACCGCGAGGACGTCTTCCTCGCGACGAAACTCGCCCCCGGGAACCTCGCCTACGAGGACGTGCTCGAGACGGCCGCGGCGAGTCGCGACCGCCTCGGTATCGACGCCGTCGACCTGCTGTACGTCCACTGGCCGGCCGACAGCTACGCCCCCGACGAGACGCTGCGAGCGCTCGACGAACTGGTCGACGAAGGGGTCGTCCGCCACGTCGGCCTGTCGAACTTCACGCCGGCCCTGCTCGACGAGGCCCGCACCCACCTCGACGCGCCTATCGCGGCCCATCAGGTGGAGTGTCATCCGCTGCTCCAGCAGGACGAACTCCGTGCGTACGCCCGCGAACACGACCACTGGCTGGTCGCCTACTCCCCGCTCGCCCAGGGCGGGGTGTTCGACGTGCCCGCGGTCCGCGAGGTGGCCGAGAAACACGCCGTCTCGCCCGCGACGGTGTCGCTCGCCTGGCTCCTCGCGAAGGACAACGTCGCCGTCGTCCCCAAGGCCAGCGGCCGCGAGCACATGCGCCAGAATATCGCCGCTCGCGACCTCGAACTGGACGAAGCGGACCTCGCCCGCATCGACGACATCGAGCGCGAGCATCGCGTCATCGACCCCGCGTTCGGGCCCTGGAACTGA
- a CDS encoding ribonuclease BN, with protein MTADTGADDDAAAGDERTASPSPGSEAAGVDADVDELREELDALRTRIDEKTVHRDDIRQELRRYVRKRQRRGHATGWGPYVVLLYGTAMTIGAFYYLNNWAAVAAMLVVWTSTLGLYVFMVVLGSFLAAGRKAAGLADLARKFR; from the coding sequence ATGACCGCCGACACTGGTGCCGACGACGACGCCGCCGCGGGCGACGAGCGCACGGCCTCCCCGAGCCCGGGGTCGGAAGCGGCGGGCGTCGACGCCGACGTCGACGAGCTACGCGAGGAACTAGATGCACTGCGGACACGCATCGACGAGAAGACGGTCCATCGCGACGATATCCGCCAGGAGCTTCGGCGATACGTCCGCAAGCGCCAGCGCCGCGGCCACGCGACCGGGTGGGGGCCCTACGTCGTCCTCCTCTACGGCACCGCGATGACCATCGGCGCTTTCTACTACCTGAACAACTGGGCCGCCGTCGCCGCCATGCTCGTCGTCTGGACGTCGACGCTCGGCCTCTACGTCTTCATGGTCGTCCTCGGCTCCTTCCTCGCCGCCGGCCGCAAGGCCGCCGGCCTGGCCGATCTCGCCCGGAAGTTCCGGTAG
- a CDS encoding CDP-alcohol phosphatidyltransferase family protein, producing MDTWAPTGQSSTMDIDWRARAGEVWTVPNLISLSRLPLVAGIVLALDSPVRYVLFALVVLSDGVDGWVARRLDQTTELGALMDPALDKLTALVLVVALYPATGLDPAYLAFFFARDAFVVALVPLVPLLAFETEKVKARLPGKVVTNLQFLAMVAMLVPAVTATEALLWALAVASAVAIADYVVFVAREQTDRQWVHDWRGVAVAAAAVTLTFAAVTRLLLAEQLAEALAAL from the coding sequence GTGGACACATGGGCGCCGACCGGCCAATCCAGCACGATGGACATCGACTGGCGGGCGCGGGCGGGCGAGGTGTGGACCGTCCCCAACCTGATCTCCCTGTCGCGGCTCCCGCTGGTCGCGGGGATCGTCCTCGCGCTCGATTCGCCGGTCCGCTACGTCCTGTTCGCGCTGGTCGTCCTCTCGGACGGCGTCGACGGCTGGGTCGCTCGCCGGCTCGACCAGACGACGGAACTCGGTGCGCTCATGGACCCGGCGCTGGACAAACTCACCGCCCTGGTCCTCGTCGTCGCCCTCTACCCGGCGACGGGGCTCGACCCCGCGTACCTGGCCTTCTTCTTCGCGCGGGACGCCTTCGTCGTGGCGCTGGTGCCGCTGGTCCCCTTGCTCGCCTTCGAGACCGAGAAGGTGAAAGCCCGCCTGCCGGGGAAGGTCGTCACGAACCTGCAGTTCCTGGCGATGGTTGCGATGCTCGTGCCGGCCGTCACGGCGACGGAGGCGCTGCTGTGGGCGCTCGCGGTCGCCTCCGCCGTCGCGATCGCCGACTACGTGGTCTTCGTGGCCCGCGAACAGACCGACCGCCAGTGGGTCCACGACTGGCGCGGGGTCGCGGTCGCGGCGGCCGCCGTCACCCTGACGTTCGCCGCTGTCACCCGCCTGCTGCTCGCCGAGCAACTCGCCGAGGCGCTGGCGGCGCTGTAG
- a CDS encoding PHP domain-containing protein — translation MAQGGASTDGESRVDLHVKILDEGVVRRAKAVGLDAIVYAPHFTHLSTVRERAARFSDDDLLVVPGREYFTGKWSARKHVLAVDPDEPVPDFLTFADTMAEIADHHAGILVPHPEFLTLSMTEADIEAYADDVDAVEVYNPKHWPWDDRRAREIARESGLPTYLSSYAHLTTTIGEAWVEFDRSIRSAADLVDALRSGARRRMYHRDGLGHQFKRRLEFAHLGWENSHDKFKRVVLPGDEPTHPAGDYPDRFADMNAYGTDGGLL, via the coding sequence ATGGCTCAGGGTGGTGCATCGACCGACGGCGAGTCCCGCGTCGACCTCCACGTCAAGATTCTCGACGAGGGGGTCGTCCGCCGGGCCAAGGCCGTCGGCCTCGACGCCATCGTCTACGCGCCCCACTTCACCCACCTCTCGACGGTCCGCGAGCGCGCCGCTCGCTTCTCCGACGACGACCTCCTGGTGGTGCCCGGCCGGGAGTACTTCACCGGCAAGTGGTCCGCCCGCAAGCACGTCCTCGCCGTCGACCCCGACGAGCCGGTCCCCGACTTCCTCACCTTCGCGGACACCATGGCCGAGATCGCCGACCACCACGCCGGCATCTTGGTCCCACACCCCGAGTTCCTCACGCTCAGCATGACCGAGGCGGACATCGAGGCCTACGCCGACGACGTCGACGCCGTCGAGGTGTACAACCCGAAACACTGGCCGTGGGACGACCGCCGCGCCCGCGAGATCGCCCGCGAGTCGGGGCTCCCCACCTATCTCTCCTCGTACGCCCACCTCACGACCACCATCGGCGAGGCCTGGGTCGAGTTCGACCGCTCCATCCGCTCGGCGGCCGACCTCGTCGACGCGCTCCGGTCGGGCGCCCGCCGCCGGATGTACCACCGCGACGGCCTCGGCCACCAGTTCAAACGCCGCCTCGAGTTCGCCCACCTGGGCTGGGAGAACTCCCACGACAAGTTCAAACGCGTCGTCCTCCCCGGCGACGAGCCCACCCACCCCGCCGGCGACTACCCCGATCGGTTCGCCGACATGAACGCCTACGGGACCGACGGCGGGCTCCTGTAG